The Heptranchias perlo isolate sHepPer1 chromosome 17, sHepPer1.hap1, whole genome shotgun sequence genome has a segment encoding these proteins:
- the LOC137333922 gene encoding LOW QUALITY PROTEIN: putative uncharacterized protein C3orf49 (The sequence of the model RefSeq protein was modified relative to this genomic sequence to represent the inferred CDS: deleted 1 base in 1 codon): MHKNPRSCLHSQPVVCNQDPNYRGVTKRETKALEHRGKGIVRWHRAVSTNLVKPVIFIPEDELSTESGSEYSEAKKKSLMSKMRKTLGSFVAHHYQHKQLKNVDKRMEGNCTGGPSRTRNLPRFQGKCDRILRTSKVAGSAQQFLGRKALNRVQSNDSYSYRPIDNKTSKAQAKQLANIDENKIFSSLKSQPQKTATIQVDVDVVEAETASIIGNNLVVRSRRMSRRVSVTSLPTDRQKAPRSKKRQYLKIFKKKIKEKNVEQNRRHSFITVGKLQAQVDDLIETVSDKSMKLLAQRHAELQQCEYLGDEILQSSKQFQRVSKKSARKYKWKKCFLCGWCC, from the exons ATGCACAAGAATCCCAGAAGTTGCCTTCATTCTCAACCAGTAGTTTGTAATCAAGATCCAAATTACAGAGGAGTGACAAAAAGAGAAACCAAGGCACTTGAACACAGAGGAAAAGGCATTGTGAG GTGGCACAGAGCTGTATCCACCAATCTAGTCAAGCCTGTAATTTTCATTCCTGAAGATGAATTGTCCacagagagtggatctgaatatAGTGAAGCCAAGAAAAAAAGTCTTATGAGTAAAATGCGAAAAACATTAGGGAGCTTTGTAGCCCATCACTACCAACACAAGCAGTTAAAGAATGTTGACAAGAGAATGGAAGGGAATTGTACTGGAGGTCCTTCAAGAACTAGAAACTTACCACGATTTCAAGGAAAATGTGACCGTATTCTGAGAACCAGCAAGGTCGCTGGCTCAGCGCAGCAGTTCCTGGGAAGAAAAGCACTAAATCGTGTACAGAGTAATGATTCATATTCATACAGGCCCATAGACAACAAAACATCCAAGGCACAGGCCAAGCAATTAGCAAATATTGATGAAAACAAGATATTTTCATCATTGAAGTCACAACCGCAGAAAACTG CAACGATCCAAGTTGACGTGGATGTTGTGGAAGCAGAAACAGCAAGTATTATTGGCAATAATCTAGTTGTGAGGTCACGTCGTATGTCCCGCCGAGTGTCCGTTACAAGCCTCCCCACTGACCGGCAAAAG GCACCCCGCTCAAAGAAAAGGCAGTacttaaaaatattcaaaaag aaaataaaagaaaaaaatgtggAGCAAAATAGGCGACATTCTTTTATAACAGTAGGAAAGCTTCAAGCACAA GTGGATGACTTGATAGAAACAGTTTCTGACAAGTCAATGAAATTACTGGCTCAAAGGCATGCAGAACTTCAGCAGTGTGAGTATTTGGGAGATGAAATTCTACAATCATCCAAGCAGTTTCAGCGAGTTTCTAAGAAAAGTGCCCGGAAGTACAAGTGGAAGAAGTGTTTCCTCTGCGGGTGGTGCTGCTAA